gatcgtggcatgatgtctaTCTGTTGAGGAACTTTGGGtctactttgtcaggcaggtcctatttaagtgatttcttgtttgagaacaggtatggcagtaatcaggcctgtgtgCGGCTGagcaatttgaactcagcttctcaaagatgtgataaaccacagttaatttatgttttaaggggggattgaacaatcactttttcacacagggtcctgtaggtttgcatttctttttcccttaataataaagacattaatttaaaaactacattttgtatttacttgtgttGTGTTGTGGGTAGTCTCCTTTCTAACAACTGCACCTTCAACCTTATCCCACTTCTATGCTccctcatcattccttcttttgGAGTGCATTATGTATGTATCTACTCTCCTTCCAACCTACAAGTGTCTGTCATATACCAGACTCCCTGCCAGCCCACTGTGTTTGTTGACTACTTCTCCACCTGACTTTTATACTTTCTCTCTGCAGACATTGCCAACATCATTTAAAAGGTATATCCCGTGCAACACTACGTGTCCTATGCAGACTTGGTGCAACCCTTCACTCGGTTGCAAAAGCTGTGAACAATCCAAGGATCCAAGGTACCTGTTGCTATCCTTCAAAAGTTTTATTTTGCACCAGTGTAgacataaaaaatggacatgtgatatTTTGGCCATAAAGGGACTTTCTCAAGTTAAAAACAAGGTGTACATGTGTTTTTTGGCTTGAGAGATGCCATGTGTGACCAAAACGTCGCATGTCCCTTTTTATATGTAtaatcccaccatcatcatgggtgaccttAAACTCCCCATTGACATCTGTCAGTCTACATCCTCCAAACTGCTGTCGCTAGCTTCATCTTTTGGTCTTACTCAGAAGTTCTCCACAGCCACCTacacagacagacatacactagaccttATCTTTACCCGCCATACTTTCTCGCTTCGTCCTCCTCACCTGCTGTCCATGTCCCACAACTAGCACACCCCCACAGAAACATCGCAAACTTATACattcacacactctctgactctataataaagttgtcctccatatcttcactccataaCACAGACAGCACCACAGTTTTCTACAATGCCacacttgcatcagctattgacttgGTAACCCCTCATGTACATGGCAAAGTGTGATGAATCAATAGATAACCTTGGCACTACAACCTCACAAAAAAGCTTTGGCAAGAGTACATACAGTACTTAGTTAGAGTTGTAGTTAGAGTGATGCTGGAAGACAGCACTCTTGTAAGAAGACTTCACCGAATTCTAAAAAGTAACTTTCACATTCAAATTGGCCCTCATCTCTGATAAACAGATCTACTTCATAACCATCATATCTTCttcatcccacaaccccaaacaattATTCAACAACCTCTTTCATCTCTGCAGAATACTATGCTGCATATTTCAAAAATAAAATTGACCAAAAAAAGCCTTTACTGCACAATCACCACAATCCCTATGTataataaaacaaaagaaaaagaggcTAAGCCTCTGCCAGCTCACCGATACCACAGGTGCGCGGAACTCGTCCTGACCCGACGTGCATTGGATACAATATATGGAATgaagtggtagttccagctccttaaaattcaaagtctttattttccaagttaaaacttcatagtcatcaaagaatccttgtacatcatggatgcataggcagcgaaaaagaaaggtataagcaacgcgtttcgatcaactaagatctttatcacagctgtaaataataaagactttgaattttaaggagctggaactaccacttcATTCCATATATAATAGACCAATGCCCCTGCCCCATAACCTTCCTTCCCACCAACAATGAAGGAAAGCTTTCTCCTCTCCAAATCTCACTTCACTATTTGTGCACTTGACCTCATCTCACCTCCTACTGAACTTCACCTCTACACTTATCCCGGCCCTAACCCAACTCATCAACTTAATATTAACTTTTGGTACCTTCTGCTTTCaagcatgccacaatcacacctatcctaatTAAACCATACCTTGACCCAACATCCTTGTCCAGCTATCGTCCTATATTGCTTCTTTTATTCACCTCTAAACTCATCCCCCCTTTCATCTAACTCATTCTTTGACAATCTAAAATCCGTCTTCCATCCCCACCTCCCCACTAAAATTACCCTAACCGAAATTAGTAACGAACGATTTAATgcaaaagctaacagacaattctccaaactcctccttctagacctatcCTCTACCTTTGATACAGTCAACCACTCCTTCCCACTACAAATCCTCTTTTCCCTTGAATCAAAGACTTTGCACTCTCCTGGCTCTCTTTGTACCTTTctaaacacatatttagtatctcccactcccacactacttcctcatcacgtcctctctgttggtgtccctcaagcctTTGTCCCGGGACCGCTACTCTTATCAATCTATACCTTTAACCTGGGATAACTGATAAAGTCCTATTGCTTTTATTTCCACCTATgttctgatgacactcagatctacttctctggtCCTGACATCACCTTTCCGCTGTCCAAAATCCCAAGGTGTCTATCAGTCATATTCTCCATCTTCTTCTACCTAACAATCAATGTGGCCAAAAACAAAacccatcatctttcctccatttcaCCTAAATCCCCTGCCAGTTTTGTCCATCATAATTAATGATACCACACTCTTTGCAGTGCAGTAAGTAACccttgattctgccctgtccttcaaactgcacatccaagcttttGCCATCTACTGCAGcctttaactcaaaaatatttccagaatacatcctttcctcaaccctgaatctacaaaaatgttagtgcatgccttcatcatctcccgcctcgactactgaaaTATTCTCGTCTGTGGCCTCCCTGCAAACACACTCACACCTCTCTAGTCTCTCCTTAACTCTACTGCCTTATTCCTCTGCAAATCCCTTTATTGGGCCCCGAATTCCCaaacgtatccagttcaaactgctaacagtgaactacaaaatcttccataatctgtctcctccctatatctctgaactaatctcccgatatcgtaCAACATGCAACttacagtcctcccaagacctccttctctcctccatactcATATGTTCCTTACCCAATCATctgcaagacttctcccgagtatccCTCATCCGATTATCCTTCAGATCGAAATTCATCTCTTCAAGAAATCTTGCAGCCTGCAATGATCACCTGCTACTTCACCCACACCAAAACTGCTGCAATTCCCTAActcactgtctccttccccattatcctgtacagggcagggtcctcttctttTGGTACTAACTATCATTTTtagtttgttcaccatattttataTTTGTATCTTTTATGTAAccctttcttatgtacagcaccatgaaatctaTGGTGGTCTAAAAATAAATGATAATTAGTATGCATGTGAGCACTATGccttttattaattttattctAATAATAAAAAACCATTGTGCTCACATGCATACTGTATTTGTAGTTTATTGCTCTGCTGCCCAAGATAGCAAAGGTCATACCTACTTTGGAAAACGTAGTTTAGAACAATGCTACTTTTATTGTTCCTGATTTGGGAAATATTGGTTAccattttgcaattatttttgaacgtTTTGTTTGGGTAAACAAAAAAGGTAAATAGTGGAAATACTCACTAATTTTCAGGTCTAAGCAAAGGTTACTCGTATGGCATGCTGTACTTGGCTGTTTCTCAGTGTATAGATGAATGGGTTCAACATAGGTGTTATTATGGTGTTCAGGACAACTGCCATCTTGTTGATGTCAAAAGAAGATCCATTAATAAAACGCAGACACATAAAGAGAGAACCTGAATAAAATATCACAACAAGCATAAGGTGGGAGGAACAGGTGGAGAAAGTCTTACATCGCTGGCCACCTGACCGTATTTTAAAAATGGCAAAGATTATAAGTGTATAAGATACCGTGATGCATGCAAGTGACCCAAGAACAGTAAATGAAGAAGCTATCAGACTTAGAAGATTTATAAGGCTAGTGTCTTCACAGACAAGTTTTAGAATTGGTTCAATGTCGCAAAAAAAATGTTCAATTTCAGATCCACAAAAATGTACATTGTAAGTGAAAATTGTCGGTGGTAAAGTATCCATGAAGCCAAGCAACCAAGAACCTGCAGCAAGGTACAGGCATAATCTATAATTCATCACAGTAACATAATGTAAAGGTAGACAAACTGCCACATACCGATCAAAAGACATAACTGCTAAGAGAAAGAAATCAATGGACGCTAAAGCAAAATAAAAGTAGCACTGTAAAGAGCAACCCCAATAGGAAATTACACGGTTTCCAAATAAAACAATGGACATCAATTTGGGTGTGATCGTTGTTGTGACACATATTTCTACTATGGACAAGTTTGAAAGAAAGAAGTACATAGGAGTATGGA
This region of Ranitomeya imitator isolate aRanImi1 chromosome 1, aRanImi1.pri, whole genome shotgun sequence genomic DNA includes:
- the LOC138667143 gene encoding olfactory receptor 6M1-like; its protein translation is MFNTTISFLLIQFYYSEALCIFIFSLLLLSYLTTLAGNILIIFATSKHQSLHTPMYFFLSNLSIVEICVTTTITPKLMSIVLFGNRVISYWGCSLQCYFYFALASIDFFLLAVMSFDRYVAVCLPLHYVTVMNYRLCLYLAAGSWLLGFMDTLPPTIFTYNVHFCGSEIEHFFCDIEPILKLVCEDTSLINLLSLIASSFTVLGSLACITVSYTLIIFAIFKIRSGGQRCKTFSTCSSHLMLVVIFYSGSLFMCLRFINGSSFDINKMAVVLNTIITPMLNPFIYTLRNSQVQHAIRVTFA